Within the Salvia hispanica cultivar TCC Black 2014 chromosome 4, UniMelb_Shisp_WGS_1.0, whole genome shotgun sequence genome, the region GATGGTTTGACTTCAGTAAATTTGTATGTATCACAACACTCTCTTTGCACCACCATCCATGGAGTAGATTCTGAAAAACAACTAGTACATATTAGTGACAGGtcataataatatagtaaaagcATTGAACTGTCTGTGAAGAACAAAAGGAATACCATGATATCAACGATTCCGGGCTTCCATTTCGCAAATTACAAATGCCTGAATCAGACTTTGTGCAGCCTCAGTCTGCTCGGGAGTCCCGGAGATTATGATCATGGTTTCTGATGCTCCGTCTTTAGGGTCGGTGATGGTAACTTCTGCATCTGAAATCTGACAAGAGAAAACACGAAGCACAAGAAAAATTCAGTAGGTGTGAGCTCTAACTTCGTCCGATGAACCAATTTATCTATCCAAATATACATGTAGGTGTATATATAGGATAATAGGAGAATGATCAAATAAAACCATCCTAATTTTAGTAATGATGGTACACGGAATTGGTAGTGTGGAATTGGAGctttcaattccaaatccagtGTTTCCAAATCCTCcaattccacaatttgaattccatataaaaaatagtggaattccaaatatttacttaaattaCACACGCATTCttacacacacactgcacacattcaCAGACACACACGCGCACAttcttacacacacacactgcacattCTTACACATGCActgcacacattcacacaAACACTGCaaacattcaatttttttaaattcaattcatTTCCTTCCTACTCAATTTCATAGATTCCAATTCTGTGTACCAAACGGAAGCTAACCGAAACCAGTCTAGCCCATAGATCTTGATCGTTGGATGATCTTATTTGATCATTCAACGgaattatagtattttatgCTTTGTTGAGCATAAATCAATGCATACCTCGCGAATTTGACTCAGGCATCCACCTTCATCTCCGTAAATAGCAGGAACAGTGAAGCTTGGAACAACAACCTCTACAGTAGTGCTTGTGGTAGCAGGTTGCTGATCATCACGTTCATGTGGACGGAAGCCGCCTACTGGAGGAAGGCCCACAGGACCATCAAAATTGTTGGATGGGGGAAATGCATCCCTGAAGAAATGCTTCTTCAACCTTGATGTTATCTGCATAAGAGCCTCTTGAACTGCTCCAAGGTCTCCACTAACCTAGAATTGCATACGACAGAAGCAAAAATAAAGGTTACATTTACATAAAAGTAGATGGAACTGAAGATAAGAGGGATGTCATGCATACCTGAACAACTTCCTCATTTTCCGAAGCATTCTTCGGAACCTGGTTTTTACTGAGAATACAGATGTAAGCTCCACTTGACTTTCTCATTTCAGAAATCACTGAACCTCTTTTACCAAGAAGACATCCAATTTGATGAGAGGAGACAAGGAGTTTTGCGACCAAACTTTTATCCCTGCTTACTGGTGCACACCTAAATATTCTTGTTTGCACGCGAAGAACGCCATCTTGTGCGGGAGATACTGCATCATCTGGGTGCTACATCAAATGGAAATCAAACATCATTTTTCGCCTTACATTTATTACACGAAAGTACAAGGAAGGAAGGAGAATGTTAAATGTGAGAgatgtaaaaaaagaaataaagaattaaaaccATACAGCAGGACCAGATATGGTGATGATGCGATCTTCTGTTTCGCCTGTACTAGCTACGACCTTGATATCACAGCCAGATTCATGTTGAAGAGCTCTAATAATAGAACCTCCCTTTCCAATTACACCGCCCACCTTTTCCGCATTACACAGCACCCGGTAAGTTATAACCACAGGAAACCTATCCCGTCGAGGAGCACCAAAGGAATGAGATGACGGGCCAACAGGCTTGTTGACTGGGAAAGGATCCCAATACTTGGGAATACACTCAAGAAGTTTCTGGGAAACAGATAGAAGAGCTTTCCTGATGGCATCATGAGTACCAGAGATCTGCAAAAGAATGTGATGTCAAAATACACTCAATTCATCAAGCCTAAATGGCATTCATCGCATCATGCTGTAGCTGACAATATATTCAAGTACATTTCGCACATATATGCACACAAGGGAATGGATGCGCTAAATACAAGTACCTGAACCAGGTCATCAGAAGAAGATGCACAAGAAGGCACCTTATTCTTTGGAAGAATTTGTATAACCGCTCCAGTTTCAGATGTCATTTGTTTCATCACACTGCCAGATCTTCCTAACAAACGGCCTACTTGACCAGGGAAGACAAGTAGCCTAACATGTGAAAACggtctttttctttcttcttcaccttTCTTTGTCCCAGCCGCGACCATTCTATTAAATACAGCTAACAAAGCTTTCTGAATAgctgaattttctttttccttatcTGATTTAGAGTGATCGACTCGAACACCATGCTCTTTGTTGCCGTCCCCATATTCTTCAGGGTTCTCACTGGAGTCAGGGATTTTAGTCTCCCTGTCTTCATCCTTAACCTGCCCGCTCACCATTTCCTTACCTTTATCTAGAACTGCTATGGTTATGACTCTTTCATTACACTCAGGGACTTTTTCCTCAACACAGACTTTTGCTCCAGTCGCTTCGCCTATTTGAGATATGATGCTGCCATCTTTTCCAGTAATGACGCGAATTCTGGAAGCTGGCCAAAGTACTCTTATAACCTGTCTAGATGATGCATTAAATGGTGCAATGACGGAACCTAAAGCTTCTGATTTCTGGAACTTCCTTCCACTTCTTACATCTGTAAGACTTTGGTCGAGTGGCCTCTTAGCAGGTGTAATTTGAGATGACATCCCTCTAGATTCTGTCAAGAATGTTAATTACATGAATATCACAAGAGATAAATATTGCAAAGACAACAATGAAATGTAGagtaaatgaaatttgatggTTCATTGCATATTATTAAGGTAAGATCCAAGTTAAACAAATCAGTTTATGATTGAATGCATCTGCTAAGTTGTTTCACCAAATATCTTAGTAAAACGCTAAACGACAAAGAATATCTTTGCAACGGTTAGACATTGATGATATCGCTACGCGACAAAAGAATGATAACAATGTCAACTAGCCCTATTGTtcgaaaaattcaataaagttCCAGGATATACGGGAAACATTATTACGATCTCACAACATACAACATATAGGCACAATTTAGGGATTTGATCACAATTGCCATGATATCCAGCAGATTGATATCCAGTATTCCATATAAATCAATCATTTACCATTCTTAACAGCTTAATGATCCTCCAACACGTGTCAAACGAAACATGCTTCCGCTATTTTCAACGATACCCGATAAACACATTGCATGATAATGTGGGACTAATCGAGCGTAATGGCCAAGATTCTAGCCCTACCataaacatttaaatcaaCTGCAAATCTAAacacaaaagggaaaaaaaaagaagagggTTCTAAATCCAAACATGAAAGACCAAACTgaaattttcttataaaaggaaaattaatcaaacaacTTGCATGCAGCTTTCTACACAATATGGATTCTTCCATCTCTTAAAATCATTTCATACTTCATTCaccaataaaatatactccataatttatcTTGAATTCCCACGGAAACGCACAATTCAACTGAAAACATGAGTCCAGCAGCATCAAATACATCAATGGCCATAGGTTGATGAACGTGCATAAAAAACTCGCTTTCCAattcaataaacaaaaatgcaaaGATCTGCGTTTTGCAGGCAAAGATCTGCTCCAACTGAACAAGCAAAGGCAAAcgaaatttagttttttttgttttaagtttcTAATAAACCCTATAAATTAAGTAGAAACGCATGCAGTTCCGATTTCCAAAACACATTCtcatttttcatgttttaaagCTTTGACGTTATGTTGAGTGATCACTGATCTTGCTTTGAGCATAGATGCAAATTTGGTCTAAAAATTAGGGCTTTATAAATTGGGGAAGATTCGGATTTGACCTTGACGACGGGTGGTGGAAGTCGACGATTAGTTACGGCGAATGGTGAGGCAACGCGACTGCGAATGAGCTGGCTTTGTGAAGACGGCTGCGATGAAGCTGGAGAGGGGCTGTTTGGTGCAGGCGGTGGTGGAGAGCGGAGGGATGATGCGGCGCGACGACAGCAGTGAAGGAGCTAGCATTAGACGTAAGTGATACAGAGATATATATAGTGTGTTTTTGCAAGGCATTTATTACTCTTTGCCTCCAACGATAGTTGGCAACTCAGATTTTGAATGGAAAAAGTTGAGTATATTTATTCTgttctattttaaattgaatattttttatttaacatcacatttttattgagatcgaataaagtaataaaaaaaaattgaagtgatgtttttattttagtaaatatagGGGTTATTAATTTTTGGCACCATACGATAAcccgcacgaaattaatgggtttgggtcaaagcttattgggttcgtgtccttatcagGTCGACCTGTTAAGAACACGAAAATTTCATGTCGTGTTCGCGTCGGATTCGTGTTACCCGTTAAGaagtaatattataatattattgttttaagtattttaaaaattatattcttttggttggattttgttgaattttgttcCTATGAATCTATTTATGTTGTTGTTCATAAAATCAGATTGTGTAATTAGATTTTACGTTTTTAATTGGACTCTTAATGATCAAATTCAaggttttgtaattttaaaaaaatatatttattactccctctatttCATAATAGTGAgatcattttgtcattttgatacgttccataatagtggagacaaatttttcattttagtaaaagtcacattttttctcatttactttactcttttttgcTCTATTCTCTCATAatctctttttatcttttttatttcctactgtattttttatttacttaattcacttaacacattttttcttaaatctcagaattttcttaaatcagaTTCTGAGGAAAAATATCTCCACAAAACGAATAAAGTATTTAAGAAGATAAATGGATAATATACCTTATGAGTCGAGCAATATACATTTTCAATTCACCGCTCATCTTATTGGAATTGCTCTGGCGATGATAATTGTTGTTTATAGAGCAAATTTTTTGAGTCTGGGTGGCCTGACCCAAATTAAGCCCATCAAA harbors:
- the LOC125222234 gene encoding KH domain-containing protein HEN4-like; this encodes MSSQITPAKRPLDQSLTDVRSGRKFQKSEALGSVIAPFNASSRQVIRVLWPASRIRVITGKDGSIISQIGEATGAKVCVEEKVPECNERVITIAVLDKGKEMVSGQVKDEDRETKIPDSSENPEEYGDGNKEHGVRVDHSKSDKEKENSAIQKALLAVFNRMVAAGTKKGEEERKRPFSHVRLLVFPGQVGRLLGRSGSVMKQMTSETGAVIQILPKNKVPSCASSSDDLVQISGTHDAIRKALLSVSQKLLECIPKYWDPFPVNKPVGPSSHSFGAPRRDRFPVVITYRVLCNAEKVGGVIGKGGSIIRALQHESGCDIKVVASTGETEDRIITISGPAHPDDAVSPAQDGVLRVQTRIFRCAPVSRDKSLVAKLLVSSHQIGCLLGKRGSVISEMRKSSGAYICILSKNQVPKNASENEEVVQVSGDLGAVQEALMQITSRLKKHFFRDAFPPSNNFDGPVGLPPVGGFRPHERDDQQPATTSTTVEVVVPSFTVPAIYGDEGGCLSQIREISDAEVTITDPKDGASETMIIISGTPEQTEAAQSLIQAFVICEMEARNR